ACTGTTCACTGCTCTCTTCCTCGATCGATTACGCTGATTTCGTAAAGCGAAAACAAATTTCTTTACCTCACGCACAATAAGAACACTCAGCGAGCATGCATCGCTTGATATAagttctctttatttttcatgCCACCAACTTTGACTCCTGATGGCCCGGGTGGGATAAAGTCCTAACGAGATAAAGTCAAGCAAGCACCTTCTCAAGGGACGTtacgaagaagagaaagaactCCTGGTTCCAGATCTCTCGCAATACAGCGGGGAACGCGAAAGACAAGTATTCCGCCAAGACATTCAGCATGAACCCGCCACCTCGTACGCGAAGCGTGAGCTGTTCTATGGTCACTGGAATCGTGGGTCCCTCGTGAACCAGTTTGATGACCTGGCCAAGCTCGGTGGCTTCTACGCGGAACAATGTCGTGAAGCGCGAAAGGATTGGCCGAAGCTGGATGTGGCCTTTTCTCCCGTTGCAGGTCTCCCAGGGAACCGTCATGGCAACGTCCCTTGGTTGAGCGAAGTCCACTTGAATCATGCGGGTGCCGTTGGCGCAGAAGGGAATTATGGCTCCGTACCGGCGAAGCTTGTTGAGGCCGCTAATGTTGAGGCGTTGAAACTCTACGCCAAGGAATCGAAACGGAGTGTATGGAGACGGGCGCAGCTCGGATTCGGGAAGGTCTTGAATCATCCGGTTTATGGGGCCGTCAAAGTCGAGTCCGGAAAAATCGCAGGGTTTTTCTACAAGAAGTAAATCGTCAACAACCGCAATAAGGTGTTATTCTGTTTTACAATTTCCTGAATTTTATACACATTTCCCATTTTGCTCTTACGAAACGCGGAAGCAACAAATGGCAGAAACTTTGTTTTTCAACAAAGGCTGGACTACATTTTCGGCTCAGATAATTTTTTAAGATAGCGAATAAAGTAAGTGACACTTAAGTGAAATAAAAGCTACGCTTTCCGCCATATATTCCTCTGCCATATGTTGCGGCATGTAAATCGTGAAGAATGCTTGCGGGAGACAAAGGCTTGCGACATTAAGAATACATTTTCTGTTAGGCTTCCCTACAACGTGGGAAAgaagttaaagaagaaaaagagagggTA
This region of Amblyomma americanum isolate KBUSLIRL-KWMA chromosome 5, ASM5285725v1, whole genome shotgun sequence genomic DNA includes:
- the LOC144135211 gene encoding uncharacterized protein LOC144135211, with protein sequence MMPAKIFAAVAWMAMSATAFQYQSEKPCDFSGLDFDGPINRMIQDLPESELRPSPYTPFRFLGVEFQRLNISGLNKLRRYGAIIPFCANGTRMIQVDFAQPRDVAMTVPWETCNGRKGHIQLRPILSRFTTLFRVEATELGQVIKLVHEGPTIPVTIEQLTLRVRGGGFMLNVLAEYLSFAFPAVLREIWNQEFFLFFVTSLEKVLA